The following proteins come from a genomic window of Anopheles ziemanni chromosome 3, idAnoZiCoDA_A2_x.2, whole genome shotgun sequence:
- the LOC131288013 gene encoding uncharacterized protein LOC131288013: MGMHVAQHFLKFACPRCPKEFKLLKVLYYHFLAMHLSEELVVSPTVGDEYDELLRNVLMMFQNGLIVSKHEARCTSVASLHELRLGLKSYRIEQLKILDEYKINLMLPIATIDEESSTTDTCKTFIQKQMAHPVVKLKCLSNEDVATLQEKFKKV, from the coding sequence ATGGGCATGCACGTAGCACAgcactttttaaaatttgcgTGTCCTCGTTGTCCGAAGGAATTCAAGCTATTGAAAGTATTGTACTATCATTTCTTGGCAATGCATCTAAGTGAAGAGTTGGTTGTATCACCGACAGTCGGGGATGAGTACGACGAACTTTTGCGTAACGTGTTAATGATGTTCCAGAACGGTCTCATCGTATCGAAACATGAAGCACGATGTACCAGTGTTGCATCGTTACATGAGCTAAGGTTAGGATTGAAAAGCTATCGCATTGAGCAGCTGAAGATTCTGGAtgaatacaaaataaatttgatgttGCCGATTGCTACGATCGATGAAGAATCTAGTACTACGGATACGTGTAAGACATTTATTCAAAAACAGATGGCGCATCCGGTGGTGAAACTAAAATGTCTAAGCAATGAAGATGTGGCAACCTTGCAGGAAAAGTTCAAGAAAGTATGA